From one Mesoplodon densirostris isolate mMesDen1 chromosome 19, mMesDen1 primary haplotype, whole genome shotgun sequence genomic stretch:
- the LOC132479837 gene encoding zinc finger protein 134-like has protein sequence MAHPCDLCGPILKDTLHLDEHQETHHGLKPYTCGACGRQFWFSANLDQHQNLYNVEKLLRGDKGKTSFVKNCRACEEPHLSEKPFACEEEQNFQTSLGSHQQKATHSKRKTRSTESREAYHIGQMHYKCSECGKAFSRKDTLVQHQRIHTGEKPYECSECGKAFSRKATLVQHQRIHTGERPYECSECGKAFSRKDNLTQHKRIHTGEMPYKCGECGKYFSHHSNLIVHQRVHNGARPYKCHDCGKVFRHKSTLVQHESIHTGENPYVCSECGKSFGHKYTLIKHQRIHTEARPFECTECGKFFSRSSDFIAHQRVHTGERPFVCSKCGKDFIRTSHLVRHQKVHTGERPYECNECGKSYSLSSHLIRHQKVHTAGRL, from the coding sequence ATGGCTCACCCTTGTGACTTATGTGGCCCAATCTTGAAAGATACTTTGCACCTGGATGAACACCAAGAAACACACCATGGACTGAAACCTTACACATGTGGGGCATGTGGGAGACAATTCTGGTTCAGTGCAAACTTGGACCAGCACCAGAATCTGTACAATGTAGAGAAACTCTTAAGAGGAGACAAAGGCAAGACCTCATTTGTGAAGAACTGTAGGGCCTGTGAAGAACCTCACCTGTCAGAGAAGCCCTTTGCATGTGAGGAGGAGCAGAACTTCCAGACCAGTTTGGGCAGTCACCAGCAAAAGGCCACCCACAGCAAGAGGAAAACAAGGAGCACTGAGAGCAGGGAGGCCTACCACATTGGACAAATGCATTACAAGTGCAGCGAatgtgggaaagctttcagtcgCAAAGATACACTTGTCCAGCACCAGAGAATCCATACTGGAGAAAAGCCTTacgagtgcagtgaatgtgggaaagcatTCAGCCGCAAAGCCACACTTGTCCAGCACCAGAGAATCCACacaggagaaaggccttatgagtgcagtgaatgtggaaaagcctttaGCCGCAAGGACAACCTTACTCAGCACAAAagaattcacactggagaaatGCCTTATAAGTGTGGCGAATGTGGCAAATACTTCAGCCATCACTCCAACCTAATTGTACACCAGAGAGTTCACAATGGAGCAAGGCCTTATAAGTGCCACGATTGTGGGAAAGTCTTCAGACACAAATCCACACTTGTTCAGCATGAGAGTATCCACACTGGAGAAAATCCTTATGtttgcagtgaatgtgggaaatcctttGGCCACAAATACACCCTCATTAAAcaccagagaattcatactgAGGCAAGGCCTTTTGAGTGCACTGAATGTGGGAAATTCTTTAGTCGAAGCTCTGACTTTATTGCACACCAGAGAGTTCACACAGGCGAAAGGCCTTTTGTGTGCAGCAAATGTGGGAAAGATTTCATCAGAACCTCCCACCTTGTTCGGCACCAAAaagttcacactggagaaaggccATATGAATgcaatgaatgtgggaaatcGTATAGCTTAAGCTCCCATCTCATTAGGCACCAGAAAGTTCACACTGCCGGAAGGCTTTAG
- the LOC132480650 gene encoding LOW QUALITY PROTEIN: zinc finger protein interacting with ribonucleoprotein K-like (The sequence of the model RefSeq protein was modified relative to this genomic sequence to represent the inferred CDS: substituted 2 bases at 2 genomic stop codons) translates to MRFSSGWGFRPPPRGAHFNCSGFVLVPGRSVGAEMTELRRSEWRCPRCTEAGLRFGDTARGVPRQTLNRASRGWVPSVLPSLLAQLHPQSPMVVAALRDPPQGSVTLDDVAVYFSWEQWSLLDEAQRHLYHDVMLEIFTLISSLGCLCGIENDKAPSGQSVSQERMPQIRTLKPDQSTQKAHLCEMCVPVMKDVLYLAEHQGTYTGQKSCTWVACGEQLCFRANLHQHQKEHSREKPCSKGMNRTSFVKSCGIYLSGKPFTCEEGGKDTVGPFQYQATPKAVLNIHSSTGGEEAFHCGKSPYKCGECGKAFRRKHTLVQHERIHSGGLYECSECGKTFTYKHTFLRHKTLHTGERPFECSECGKAFRFKYKLVQHQRIHTGERHYECAECGKAFGCKSKLVRHQRIHTGARPYECTECGRFFRQSSILVQHQRVHTGARPYECGECEKSFSQSSSLIQHCRIHTGEGPYECSECGKSFRQSSILVQHQRVHTGARPYECGECEKSFSQNSSLIQHRRIHTGERPYECSECGKSFSQSSSLIQHHKLHTRXRPQEYSQHEKAFSXQSALIQHQNLTTQI, encoded by the exons ATGCGCTTCTCATCGGGGTGGGGCTTCCGGCCGCCTCCTCGTGGTGCCCATTTTAATTGCTCtggatttgttctagttccgggGCGCTCCGTGGGGGCTGAGATGACTGAACTAAGGAGGTCCGAGTGGAGGTGTCCCCGTTGCACAGAGGCGGGTCTGAGGTTCGGCGACACCGCCCGGGGTGTCCCGCGTCAGACCCTGAATAGGGCCAGCCGTGGCTGGGTCCCCTCTGTTCTCCCGTCGCTACTGGCCCAGCTCCACCCACAGAGTCCGATGGTGGTGGCGGCGCTAAGGGACCCGCCTCAG GGCAGTGTGACTTTGGACGATGTGGCCGTGTACTTCTCCTGGGAGCAATGGAGTCTCCttgatgaggctcagagacaccTGTACCATGATGTGATGCTGGAGATCTTTACACTTATATCCTCACTGG gttGTTTGTGTGGCATAGAGAATGACAAGGCTCCTTCAGGACAGAGTGTTTCTCAGGAAAGAATGCCACAAATCAGGACTCTAAAGCCAGATCAGTCAACCCAGAAAGCTCATCTCTGTGAGATGTGTGTTCCTGTCATGAAGGACGTTTTGTACCTGGCTGAGCATCAAGGAACATATACTGGGCAGAAATCGTGTACATGGGTAGCATGTGGGGAACAACTCTGTTTCAGGGCAAATCTTCACCAACACCAGAAGGAGCACAGTAGGGAAAAACCCTGCAGCAAGGGTATGAACAGGACCTCCTTTGTGAAGAGCTGTGGAATCTATTTGTCAGGGAAGCCTTTCACCTGTGAGGAGGGTGGAAAGGACACTGTGGGCCCGTTCCAGTACCAGGCCACTCCCAAAGCGGTACTGAATATACATAGCAGTACTGGCGGTGAGGAGGCCTTTCACTGTGGAAAAAGTCCTTACAAGTGtggtgaatgtgggaaagccttccgCCGCAAACATACACTGGTTCAGCACGAAAGAATTCACTCTGGAGGACTGtatgagtgcagtgaatgtgggaaaaccTTCACTTACAAGCACACATTTCTTCGGCACAAGACACTTCATACTGGAGAAAGGCCTTTtgaatgcagtgaatgtgggaaggccttcaggTTCAAATATAAACTTGTTCAGCACCAGCGTattcacactggagaaaggcaTTATGAGTGTGCCGAATGTGGGAAAGCTTTTGGGTGCAAATCCAAACTTGTTCGGCAccagagaattcacactggagCAAGGCCTTATGAGTGTACTGAATGTGGCAGATTCTTTAGACAAAGTTCCATCCTTGTTCAGCACCAGAGAGTTCACACAGGAGCAAGGCCTTATGAATGTGGTGAATGTGAGAAATCTTTTAGCCAAAGCTCCAGCCTCATTCAGCACTGCAGAATTCACACTGGAGAAGGGCCGTatgaatgcagtgaatgtgggaaatcctttaGACAAAGTTCCATCCTTGTTCAGCACCAGAGAGTTCACACAGGAGCAAGGCCTTATGAATGTGGTGAATGTGAGAAATCTTTTAGCCAAAACTCCAGCCTCATTCAGCACCGCagaattcacactggagaaaggccgtatgaatgcagtgaatgtgggaaatcctttaGCCAAAGCTCCAGCCTCATTCAGCACCATAAACTTCACACTAGATAAAGGCCTCAAGAGTACAGCCAACATGAGAAAGCCTTCAGTTAACAGTCTGCTCTGATTCAACACCAAAATCTCACAACTCAGATCTAA